GCCGGAAAAGATTATGCATGTCTGTCAAAAACTTTCTCTTCAATTTTTAGAACAGCAAAATATACAGGAAATAATAAAACGATCCGATTCATATTTTGAAAAATCATTGGAATATACGGATGCATTAGTCAGTTGGCTCAGACTTGTTTTGTCTTCTATCGTTTTAGTCTGGTTTATGAGAAATACTTCATTTTTCGCAATACTTGTTATGAGCATACTCGTTTTAGTTGCTTTTGTGATTAATTTACGGACAACAAAAAATACCTTTGGTTTTTGGAAACGATATATGGAGACAGCACGTCGGTTTAATTATCTTTCTGATTTACAAATTAAACGGGAATATGCTTATGAGCGCCGGATTTATGACACATCGAAGGCTATGGATGAACGATTTTCAAAAGAATTTGATCAGGCTGCCAGGATAAATCGAAAGAGTGGTCATACTCGGTTTCGTGGACAAATATTGCTCGAGAGTATTTTGATAGGAATTACAGTTTTTGTAATGTTTTATTTTGCTTTGCCGAATACAATGGAGTCGATTACACTCGGAACTTATACCGCAATCACGGAAACCATTGCAAGAATGCTAGAGGAACTTTCACGGTGTGCAGAAAGCGTATTTCCAATTCGGGAGTTTCATGGTCTTCGCACAGAATTAATCCGATTTGTAGAAAATGATTTTTTGGAAAAAGGGTCAGCGAATAACTTCAGGGCAGAATCACCCAGAGAAAATGTATTGTCTTTGGACAATTTACAGTTTCGTTATTATGAAAATAATGAAGATACTTTGAAAGGGATCTGCTTTACTTTTGAAAAGGGAAAACACTATGGTCTTGTTGGAGTAAATGGGGCTGGAAAGACGACACTTGCAAAACTGTTGCTTGATCTTTATAAACCGACAAATGGCAGAATCTATGATGGAACTGAGAAAAAGACAGCGCTATTTCAGGATTTTCAGGTTTATCCGGTAACTGTAAGGGAATATCTTTTGATGGGAAATGATTCGAATCTTTCGAATGCCAGAGTGTCAGAGGTACTGGACATGCTAGAATGTTCAAATCTGAAGCAGGGGCTTGACACACCACTTACACTTTTGACAGAAGAAGGAACATTACTTTCAAAAGGACAATTGCAAAGACTGGCAATTGCCAGAGCTTTTCTTTCGGAGGCAGATTTCATTCTTTTGGATGAACCGACAGCCAGTCTTGATCCTATTTCTGAACGGGAAGTATATAGATTGAGTGAACATATATTTCAAGAAAAGACAACGTTATTTATCACGCACCGTCTCGGCGCTGTCAGTCAGATGGATGAAATTCTTGTATTGGATCATGGTCAGTTGGTAGAGCATGGGTGTCATGAAGAACTGATGCGCAAAAATGGAGTTTATCGAAAACTTTATCAAACACAGAAGGAGATGTATGTGGATGAAATTTAACTGTAAGCATACGGTTGTGGCGAAATGTCTCAAACTGGGTGCAGAAATGATGCCAAAACATTTTGCAGGGATGATATTCGTCCACCTATTTCTGGCTGTACTTCCAGTATTTGGCATTCAGATCAGTCGCCGAATCTATCAGCTTGCCGAAAAGTCTGTATTGTCAGACTATCAGGTATTAACATTGCTTCTTCCGGTTTTGCTCTATGGAGCGTATTTGTTTCTGATGAAAAGCTACACCATTTACTATGAGCGTGTGATTGTTCAGTTCGGAGGATTGCTGGAATTTGAGAAGAAAACAAAATTGATACTTCATGAAAAATGTGGAAAAATTGCGATGCGTTATTATGAGATGCCGTCCTTCTATAACAGACTATGGGAAGCGAAAGTTGCAAGTATCAATGTATATCGGGTAGTCGAATGCGTGATTACTTTATCTGGTGCGGTGCTGTCAATTGTTCTTCTTTCTGGATATGCATCTATTATCCATTCGTCTTTTTTTCTTCTTATTGTACTGGCTGCCATTCCAGCACTTTTTGGAAATGTCAGTGAAGCAATTTTAAAAAGTCGCAGGCGTACACAATTAGCGGCTCTTGCAAAAGAAGAAAAGGACCGAAAAGAATGTACAACTGATATCCGCTACACAAAAGAGCGGATTGTATATGAAAGCAGTGATTTTCTTATTCAGAAATGGAAAACTTCTTCCAGAAAACTGCGTGAAAAAGAATATGAAGTGGAAATGCAGGTGTTAAAGATTCGTACTTTTTTGATGTTTTTAAATGTTGCTGCAACAGCAGGTGTCTATGTACTGGCCGGCTATTTGTTTTTCCAGAGAAAAATTGATTATCCAGCGTTCATGGTAGCAGTTTCTGCAACATTTCAGCTTCAGAATCAGTATGCACAGTTGTTTTCAGACTTGGGAGCTTTTTCGCAGTTTTGTCTAATGGTAAAACCATTTTTCCTGTTTCTGGATACAGAGAACGAAACACAAAGAATCGCATCAACGGGTAAAATTGCATTCCATCATGCAGGATTTACGTACCCGACGGGAAAAGAACCGGTGCTTCATAATTTGAATTTTACAATACATGCCGGAGAGAAAATCGCTATAGTGGGGGTGAATGGTGCTGGGAAAACAACGCTTTCTAAATTACTGGCAGGATTACTGGTAGTTACAGAAGGGAAAAATGAAGGTGTTCTCGCTGATACACCTTCTGTTATGTTTCAGGAATATCAGCAATATGCATTAACGTTGCTGGAAAATCTTGCTCCCCAGGAATTGGAATTAAAAAATCCAGTACTTGCAGAAGAGCTTCTTACAGAACTAAACCTCAGTCAGATTGCAAAAAATGAAATTCTTGGACGGGAGTTTGGAAAAGTAGATTTGTCGGGAGGGCAATGGCAGAAATTGGCGATGGCGAGAGCATTTTACCACGGAGGGACTTTCTTTTTATTGGACGAACCTACATCAGCCATTGATCCGCTATATGAAAAAGAATTAAATGATCTTATTTTCAGACGTATAGGAAATGACAGTACGCTTATCATTATTTCACATCGTCTTAGTATTGCAAAAATGGCTGACCGGGTACTGGTGCTGGATCATGGTACAATAGCAGAGCAGGGAAAACATGAAGAATTGTTAGCAAATTCAGATTCACTTTATCAAAAACTATGGAATGCACAACTAAGTTGGTACGGAGAATAGATTAGAAAAATTTTTAACTTGTTTCCTTTTCAAAACCTCACGAAATATACATATTGCACAACCCATCCATCTGTGCTATACTAAAACCAGTCAAAACCACCAAAACAACTTAAAGGAGGAACTAGAAATGGATGAAAGACTGGAAGACCTTCGCTCCGCTAAAAACCCAAAGGCGCGAATTAAAATTTTAAAAGGACACTTTGCAACAAGTCATTCCCACATCAACACCTACATCGACATGTCAACGGTCAAATCCCGTCACAACAACGCCCGTGAAACTGCAAAAGTTCTTGCAGCAGCTTACCTTTCTAACACAACGGTAGATACCATCGTTTGCATGGAAGAGACAGAAGTGATCGGAACCTTCCTTGCCGAGCAGCTTGCCGATGAGAACCAGTACTCACTCAGCAAAGGAAACAACATTTCCATTATTACCCCGGAGATGTATCAGGACGGACAGATCCTGTTCCGTGACAACAAACAGAGAATGGTTGAGAACAAACAGGTTCTGATCCTTGCAGCGTCCATCACAACCGGTAAATCTGTCAAACAAGCAATCGAGTCTGTTCTCTACTACGGTGGAAGAGTCTGCGGAATCAGCGCAATTTTCAGTTCAGTCAACAAGATTGCAGGAATGGAAGTCAATACGATCTTCACAAGCAGTGATCTTCCACATTACAGAGCATATTCTCCGGAAGATTGCCCGAAGTGCAGAGAAGGACAGCGGATCGAAGCTATCGTGAACAGCTACGGTTATTCTAAATTATAAGAGAAAATCATAAGACAAAAAAAGTCTGTACCGAATACAAGCAGTATTTCAGTACAGACTCTTTTTTGAAAGATTTATGAAAACAAAAAAGACAGCCACTGACGGGATGGCTGCCTTTTTATCATTCATTATTTATCTCGAAACCAAAATTAAGCAATTTCGTTAACAGCTTTTGTTAAACGAGAGATCTTTCTTGCGCAAGTATTTTTGTGGTAAACACCCTTGCTTCCTGCTTTGTTGATTACAGAGATTGCTTCTTTTAATGCAACCTTTGCAGCTTCAACGTCTTTCTTTTCAACAGCAGTTTCAACTTTTTTTACATAAGTTTTCACTTTAGATTTGATTGCTTTATTTCTAGCTGTCTTTGTCTCAGTTACTAAAATTCTCTTTTTTGCGGATTTAATATTAGCCATTTCCGACACCTCCAAATTATCATTTCATAAATTATATAATCATAATATTGAATTCGACGAAAAGTGACACGGAACATCCGTCGAACACACTTATTTATTTTAGGCGAAGAAAGATTGCTTGTCAATACATAATTCCAATTTTTTGCGAAAAACTAAGTGAATAAGACAGAAAATACAGAAATGGGAGAGGACTATGGTTGAAAAGTATAATATCAGGACGGATCTGGCGCTGGAAGAGAAGGAACGGTTTGAATCTGACCATGTTGAGGTTCAGGGTGTGATCTTGACGGAAGAGTATGATGAGGAAAATGAGATCCGCATCACGACCGTGAGGATTGAGACCGAAAACGGAGCAAAAGTGATGGGGAAACCGGTTGGCAGCTATATCACGATCGAGGCACCGGAAATGGCAGCTCCCGATGAAGGATATCATGAGGAGATTTCACAGCAGCTCCGGAAATTCATTGGAGAACTGCTTCCTAAAAGAAAGATGGAAAAGATCCTGGTGGTCGGTCTTGGCAACCGGCAGGTGACACCGGATGCACTTGGTCCTTATGTGGTAGACAACCTGCATATCACAAGGCATATCATTGAGGAGTACGGAAAGTATGCAACAGGGGAAGATGAGGTCTGGTCGGTCAGCGCGATCGTGCCGGGGGTTATGGGGCAGACCGGAATGGAGACTGTGGAGGTGATCCGGGGGGTGGTGGCAGAGACAAAACCGGATATCCTTCTGGTGATCGATGCGTTGGCAGCGAGAAATTCAAAAAGGCTGAACCGGACGATCCAGATTGCGGATACGGGAATCAATCCGGGATCCGGGGTGGGAAATCACCGAAATGCAATCACGGAAAAGACAGTCGGGATCCCGGTGATTGCAATCGGTGTGCCGACTGTAGTGGATGCGGCAACCATTGTAGGCGATACGATGGATAATCTGCTCAGTGCAGTGGAAGTATCTGAATCTTTAAAAGGCATGGCAAGTGTGATCAAAGGATACAGTCCGGCAGAAAAATATGAGCTGATCAAAGAACTGATCGCGCCACATTTAAATGGAATGTTTGTAACACCAAAAGATATTGATGAGACCGTCAGGCGAATCAGTTATACGATTTCGGAGGCACTGAATATGCTTTTTGCAGCTTCAGCGACATAATCAGGCAGTGAGCTGCATATATTATGTCAATATGACACAAAAGGTCCGGGGCAGGATCCAGTCTGGAAAGATATGGTTTTGCTACAGTGATCTTCAGAAACTGGCAGGGAGGCGCGCAGATGAAAAAAGAACAGAGAATTTGTGTGCTTCTTGCCATTATGATTTTGGGAATCTGGGGACTGGAAGCAAAAAGCAGCGGTTCACTGATCCCGAAGTCCTGGAAGATCAGAATGATCCAGAGCGTTCAGGAGAATGCGGAGCGGCTTTATATGCCGGGAGTTACATATACGGAAAAAAAACAAGGGGAAATCCGGGTGACGGAGGCTGTTGTCCACATGGCATCTGCCCTGATTCCTCTTGGCAATTATGTGACTGAACGGGAGGCGGCAGAGCTTCTGACAGAAGATGAGGCTACCTATGCGATTCTTGCAAAAAAGCAGGCAGAAGAAGAAAATTCGGTGGATGAAAATGGACAGCTTATCGGGAAAGACAAAAGTGAAGAGACAAGGCAGGCGTCCGTACCGACGATGGATCTTTCGATGGAGCGGCTAAATGATTTTGAATATCTTGTGAGCAATTTTTATACGGTGGACAGCGTGACTTATATCAATCCTTCGGAGTTGAACGCTTCGGAGCTGCTTGGAAAGGATTTGAGGATCGATCTGAGTACGGGCGGTTCGAAAATCCTGATCTATCACACCCATTCCCAGGAGACATTTGCAGATTCGGACAATGATCCGTCCACCTCAATTGTAGGGATCGGGCGTTATCTGACGGAGATTTTAAATAACAAATACAAGATTCCGACCATGCATCATGAGGGTGTATATGATCTGATCAATGGGAAACTGGATCGGAGCGAGGCCTATGAATTTGCCAAACCTGAGGTGGAACAGATCCTTGCGGAAAATCCGAGTATCGAAGTGGTGATCGATCTGCATAGAGACGGCGTGGCGGATACTACGCATCTGGTGACAGAGATAAATGGGAAACCGACGGCACAGATCATGTTTTTTAACGGACTTAGCCGGACGCGGGTAAACGGAGACCTTGCCGGAATGGCCAATCCATATTTGCAGGATAATCTTGCATTTTCCCTGCAGATGAAGATTGCGGCAGAAACAAAATATCCGGGATTTGCAAGGAGAAACTATCTTCGCGGCTATAAATACAATATGGATCTGATGCCGCGGATGCTTCTTATTGAGGCGGGCGCGCAGACCAACACGGTAGAGGAAATGCGAAATGCCATGGAGGTGCTGGCAGACCTTTTAAATAGTGTGCTGACCGGACGATAGAGGGAGGATTCTTATGACAGAATGGAAACTACAGAAGTTTAACGATATAAAATATGTTATAATGGCGGGGGAGGTCAATTTGGCTTGACAAGAGGATTGAAATTGAGATAGAATTTTTCTTACTGAATTGAAGAAACAGATCAGGGAATCCGGGAAATTGTAAGGAGGCTGCTGCCGCAGGATTTTACCTGGATATTTTAGGATAGATCATAAGAGGAGAGGAAGAAAATGGCAAAAAAGACTACATATGATGCGGAGAGTATTACCATTCTGGAAGGACTGGAAGCCGTCCGGAAAAGACCGGGAATGTATATTGGAAGCGTCAGTACCAAGGGGCTTAACCACCTGGTGTACGAAATTGTAGATAATGCGGTAGATGAGCATCTGGCAGGATTTTGTTCACAGATAGAGGTGACACTGGAAAAGGACGGTTCTGCAACGGTAACAGATAATGGACGCGGTGTGCCGGTAGGTATGCATGCAAAAGGAGTATCGGCGGCCAGAATCGTATATACCACCCTACATGCGGGAGGTAAGTTCGATGATTCGGCATACAAGACAAGTGGCGGTCTGCACGGAGTAGGTTCTTCGGTTGTTAATGCACTATCTACTTATATGGATGTAAAGATCAGCCGTGACGGTGCGGTCCACCACGACCGTTATGAGAGAGGAATTCCGGTGGTAGAACTGGAGGATGGGCTTCTTCCGGTGATCGGAAAGACCAAAAAGACCGGAACCTGTGTCAATTTTCTTCCGGATCCGACAATTTTCGAGAAGACGAGATTTAAAGAGGAAGAGATCAAGAGCCGACTGCATGAGACAGCCTACCTGAATCCGGAACTGACGATTATATTTACAGATAAAAGAAAGACACAGGAAGAGAGGATCGAGTATCATGAACCGGATGGGATCATTGGATTTATCAAGGATCTGAATTCCAAAAAAGAAGTGATCCACGATCCGGTTTACTATAAAGGAGAAGCAGAAGGTATCGAAGTGGAAGTTGCATTCCAGTATGTGAATGAATTTCATGAAAATGTACTAGGTTTCTGCAACAATATTTATAATGCGGAAGGGGGAACCCATCTGACCGGGTTCAAGACGACATTTACGACGATCATGAACCAGTATGCCCGTGAAATTGGTGTGTTAAAGGATAAGGATGCCAACTTTACCGGTGCGGATGTACGGAACGGAATGACGGCGATCGTATCGATCAAGCACCCGGATCCGAGATTTGAGGGACAGACCAAGACAAAGCTGGACAACCAGGATGCGGCAAAAGCGACCGGAAAGGTGACCAGTGATGAGATCCCGCGTTTCTTTGACCGGAATCTGGAGACACTGAAAAAGGTTCTTTCCTGTGCGGAAAAAGCAGCAAAGATCCGTAAGACCGAGGAAAAGGCAAAGACGAATCTTCTGACCAGGCAGAAATATTCTTTTGACAGTAACGGTAAGCTTGCCAACTGTGAGAGCAGGGATGCATCCAAATGTGAAATCTTCATCGTTGAGGGAGATTCTGCGGGAGGAAGCGCAAAGACTGCCCGCGACAGAATGTATCAGGCAATCCTGCCGATCCGTGGAAAGATCCTGAACGTGGAAAAAGCAAGCATCGATAAGGTTCTGGCAAATGCCGAGATCAAGACCATGATCAATGCATTCGGATGTGGATTTTCAGAGGGATACGGTAATGACTTTGATATCACAAAGCTGCGGTATGACAAGATTATCATCATGGCGGATGCGGATGTGGATGGAGCGCATATTTCCACACTGTTGCTGACCTTATTCTACCGGTTTATGCCGGAACTGATATACGAAGGTCATGTCTACGTGGCAATGCCGCCGCTTTATAAGGCAATGCCGAAAAAGGGAGAAGAAGAGTACCTTTACGATGATAAGGCACTGGAGAGATATAGAAAGACACATTCCGACTTTACCCTGCAGCGATACAAAGGTCTGGGTGAAATGGATGCAGAGCAGCTCTGGGAGACAACCCTCAACCCGGAAACTCGAATGATGAAACGGATCGAGATCGAGGATGCACGTATGGCATCCGGTGTAACAGAGATGCTGATGGGAACAGAAGTTCCGCCGCGCCGCGCATTTATTTATGAAAATGCGACAGAGGCAGAACTGGATATTTAAAAACAGATCGGAAAGGCATGGATTTTCAAAAGGGGAAAGTCTGTGCATCAGAAAACATAAACTAGAAGAGGTAAGAGAAAATGGAAGAGTCACAGATCATCCGGACGGAATATTCGGAGCTGATGAAAAAATCATATATTGACTATGCCATGAGTGTTATCATTTCCAGAGCCCTCCCGGATGTCAGGGATGGTTTGAAACCGGTACAGAGAAGAACACTCTATGACATGTATGAGCTGGGAATCCGTTATGACAGACCATACCGTAAATGCGCGCGTATTGTCGGGGATACCATGGGTAAATATCATCCACATGGAGACAGCTCGATCTATGAAGCGTTGGTTGTTATGGCACAGGAATTCAAAAAAGGAATGATCCTGGTAGATGGTCATGGAAACTTCGGCTCCATTGAAGGAGACGGGGCTGCAGCCATGCGTTATACTGAAGCAAGACTGGCGAAAATCACACAGGAGGCATATCTTGCCGATCTGGACAAAGATATCATTGATTTTGTACCGAATTTTGATGAGACAGAAAAAGAGCCGGCAGTTCTTCCGGTAAGAATTCCGAACCTTCTGCTGAACGGTGCGGAAGGAATCGCAGTTGGTATGGCAACCAGTATTCCGACACATAACCTGGGTGAGATTGTGGATGCGGTTAAGGCATACATGAAGAACAATGACATCACGACAAAACAGCTGATGAAGTACATCAAAGGACCGGATTTCCCGACAGGCGGGATCGTCGTCAATAAAGATGATCTGGCAGAAATTTATGAGACTGGAACCGGAAAGATCAAGATTCGTGGAAAAGTAGATGTGGAAGAGATAAAAGGCGGACGGAAGAAGATCGTCATTTCCGAAATCCCGTACACCATGATCGGAGCCGGAATCGGTAAATTTCTGAACGATGTCTGCAATCTGGTGGAGACAAAGAAGACCAGTGACATCGTAGACATTTCCAATCAGTCTTCCAAGGAAGGAATCCGTATTGTAATTGAAGTGAAGCGCGATGCAGATGTGGACAATCTGATCAACATGCTTTATAAAAAGACCAGACTGGAGGATACCTTTGGTGTCAATATGCTTGCGGTAGCCGATGGCAGACCGGAAGTACTGGGACTCAAACGTATCATCGAACATCATGTAGATTTCCAGTTTGAACTTGCAACCAGAAAATACAAGACGCTGCTGAAAAAAGAGCAGGATAAAAAAGAAATCCAGGAGGGTCTGATCAAGGCGTGTGACGTGATCGACCTGATCATTGAGA
The sequence above is drawn from the Coprococcus comes ATCC 27758 genome and encodes:
- a CDS encoding ATP-binding cassette domain-containing protein, which codes for MRNEKKYNKSIYFTMVFVQTIIHLVVLSEIFLKLFLIDHIVYDASSKIIIMDFIWIIILFLLENILHIFKQAAKIWITKQYKDVMPEKIMHVCQKLSLQFLEQQNIQEIIKRSDSYFEKSLEYTDALVSWLRLVLSSIVLVWFMRNTSFFAILVMSILVLVAFVINLRTTKNTFGFWKRYMETARRFNYLSDLQIKREYAYERRIYDTSKAMDERFSKEFDQAARINRKSGHTRFRGQILLESILIGITVFVMFYFALPNTMESITLGTYTAITETIARMLEELSRCAESVFPIREFHGLRTELIRFVENDFLEKGSANNFRAESPRENVLSLDNLQFRYYENNEDTLKGICFTFEKGKHYGLVGVNGAGKTTLAKLLLDLYKPTNGRIYDGTEKKTALFQDFQVYPVTVREYLLMGNDSNLSNARVSEVLDMLECSNLKQGLDTPLTLLTEEGTLLSKGQLQRLAIARAFLSEADFILLDEPTASLDPISEREVYRLSEHIFQEKTTLFITHRLGAVSQMDEILVLDHGQLVEHGCHEELMRKNGVYRKLYQTQKEMYVDEI
- a CDS encoding ATP-binding cassette domain-containing protein — encoded protein: MKFNCKHTVVAKCLKLGAEMMPKHFAGMIFVHLFLAVLPVFGIQISRRIYQLAEKSVLSDYQVLTLLLPVLLYGAYLFLMKSYTIYYERVIVQFGGLLEFEKKTKLILHEKCGKIAMRYYEMPSFYNRLWEAKVASINVYRVVECVITLSGAVLSIVLLSGYASIIHSSFFLLIVLAAIPALFGNVSEAILKSRRRTQLAALAKEEKDRKECTTDIRYTKERIVYESSDFLIQKWKTSSRKLREKEYEVEMQVLKIRTFLMFLNVAATAGVYVLAGYLFFQRKIDYPAFMVAVSATFQLQNQYAQLFSDLGAFSQFCLMVKPFFLFLDTENETQRIASTGKIAFHHAGFTYPTGKEPVLHNLNFTIHAGEKIAIVGVNGAGKTTLSKLLAGLLVVTEGKNEGVLADTPSVMFQEYQQYALTLLENLAPQELELKNPVLAEELLTELNLSQIAKNEILGREFGKVDLSGGQWQKLAMARAFYHGGTFFLLDEPTSAIDPLYEKELNDLIFRRIGNDSTLIIISHRLSIAKMADRVLVLDHGTIAEQGKHEELLANSDSLYQKLWNAQLSWYGE
- a CDS encoding orotate phosphoribosyltransferase, whose amino-acid sequence is MDERLEDLRSAKNPKARIKILKGHFATSHSHINTYIDMSTVKSRHNNARETAKVLAAAYLSNTTVDTIVCMEETEVIGTFLAEQLADENQYSLSKGNNISIITPEMYQDGQILFRDNKQRMVENKQVLILAASITTGKSVKQAIESVLYYGGRVCGISAIFSSVNKIAGMEVNTIFTSSDLPHYRAYSPEDCPKCREGQRIEAIVNSYGYSKL
- the rpsT gene encoding 30S ribosomal protein S20 → MANIKSAKKRILVTETKTARNKAIKSKVKTYVKKVETAVEKKDVEAAKVALKEAISVINKAGSKGVYHKNTCARKISRLTKAVNEIA
- the gpr gene encoding GPR endopeptidase; translation: MVEKYNIRTDLALEEKERFESDHVEVQGVILTEEYDEENEIRITTVRIETENGAKVMGKPVGSYITIEAPEMAAPDEGYHEEISQQLRKFIGELLPKRKMEKILVVGLGNRQVTPDALGPYVVDNLHITRHIIEEYGKYATGEDEVWSVSAIVPGVMGQTGMETVEVIRGVVAETKPDILLVIDALAARNSKRLNRTIQIADTGINPGSGVGNHRNAITEKTVGIPVIAIGVPTVVDAATIVGDTMDNLLSAVEVSESLKGMASVIKGYSPAEKYELIKELIAPHLNGMFVTPKDIDETVRRISYTISEALNMLFAASAT
- a CDS encoding stage II sporulation protein P: MKKEQRICVLLAIMILGIWGLEAKSSGSLIPKSWKIRMIQSVQENAERLYMPGVTYTEKKQGEIRVTEAVVHMASALIPLGNYVTEREAAELLTEDEATYAILAKKQAEEENSVDENGQLIGKDKSEETRQASVPTMDLSMERLNDFEYLVSNFYTVDSVTYINPSELNASELLGKDLRIDLSTGGSKILIYHTHSQETFADSDNDPSTSIVGIGRYLTEILNNKYKIPTMHHEGVYDLINGKLDRSEAYEFAKPEVEQILAENPSIEVVIDLHRDGVADTTHLVTEINGKPTAQIMFFNGLSRTRVNGDLAGMANPYLQDNLAFSLQMKIAAETKYPGFARRNYLRGYKYNMDLMPRMLLIEAGAQTNTVEEMRNAMEVLADLLNSVLTGR
- a CDS encoding DNA gyrase/topoisomerase IV subunit B; protein product: MAKKTTYDAESITILEGLEAVRKRPGMYIGSVSTKGLNHLVYEIVDNAVDEHLAGFCSQIEVTLEKDGSATVTDNGRGVPVGMHAKGVSAARIVYTTLHAGGKFDDSAYKTSGGLHGVGSSVVNALSTYMDVKISRDGAVHHDRYERGIPVVELEDGLLPVIGKTKKTGTCVNFLPDPTIFEKTRFKEEEIKSRLHETAYLNPELTIIFTDKRKTQEERIEYHEPDGIIGFIKDLNSKKEVIHDPVYYKGEAEGIEVEVAFQYVNEFHENVLGFCNNIYNAEGGTHLTGFKTTFTTIMNQYAREIGVLKDKDANFTGADVRNGMTAIVSIKHPDPRFEGQTKTKLDNQDAAKATGKVTSDEIPRFFDRNLETLKKVLSCAEKAAKIRKTEEKAKTNLLTRQKYSFDSNGKLANCESRDASKCEIFIVEGDSAGGSAKTARDRMYQAILPIRGKILNVEKASIDKVLANAEIKTMINAFGCGFSEGYGNDFDITKLRYDKIIIMADADVDGAHISTLLLTLFYRFMPELIYEGHVYVAMPPLYKAMPKKGEEEYLYDDKALERYRKTHSDFTLQRYKGLGEMDAEQLWETTLNPETRMMKRIEIEDARMASGVTEMLMGTEVPPRRAFIYENATEAELDI
- a CDS encoding DNA gyrase/topoisomerase IV subunit A — translated: MEESQIIRTEYSELMKKSYIDYAMSVIISRALPDVRDGLKPVQRRTLYDMYELGIRYDRPYRKCARIVGDTMGKYHPHGDSSIYEALVVMAQEFKKGMILVDGHGNFGSIEGDGAAAMRYTEARLAKITQEAYLADLDKDIIDFVPNFDETEKEPAVLPVRIPNLLLNGAEGIAVGMATSIPTHNLGEIVDAVKAYMKNNDITTKQLMKYIKGPDFPTGGIVVNKDDLAEIYETGTGKIKIRGKVDVEEIKGGRKKIVISEIPYTMIGAGIGKFLNDVCNLVETKKTSDIVDISNQSSKEGIRIVIEVKRDADVDNLINMLYKKTRLEDTFGVNMLAVADGRPEVLGLKRIIEHHVDFQFELATRKYKTLLKKEQDKKEIQEGLIKACDVIDLIIEILRGSSSIRDAKECLTTGATEKIKFKSKRSEKMASMLRFTDRQAQAILEMRLYKLIGLEIEALMKEHETTLANIAKYEDILNNYDSMAQVIIDDLDALKKEYAVKRKTKIENAEEAVFEENKVQEQEVVLLMDRFGYAKTVDGSVYERNREAADKENKYILRCMNTGKLCLFTSDGKMHQIKVMDLPYGKFRDKGFPIDNVSNFDSTKEEIVYLCDDRELFFSKFLFVTKQGMIKKVAGSEFQVTKRTIAATKLQDEDALVSIRPIRDVQDVVLMTENGFVLRFPAEEVSEKKKGAVGVRGMKLQKNDSVEEVYLFEEGTESKVIFHEKEVTLNRLKRAKRDGTGTRMRK